The following coding sequences lie in one Mucilaginibacter sp. KACC 22773 genomic window:
- the secG gene encoding preprotein translocase subunit SecG, which yields MYILIILTVIVCALLGLIVLIQNPKGGGLSSNFSSSSQLMGVQKTGDFLEKGTWVLAITVMVLALAINVVAKGGSASTVNPLQNQIDKASKPSSTAPATTPLNVPAAPAPNKTK from the coding sequence ATGTACATTTTAATTATCCTTACCGTTATTGTATGCGCTCTGTTAGGGCTAATCGTATTAATCCAAAACCCTAAAGGCGGCGGTTTGTCATCTAATTTTTCAAGTTCATCGCAGTTGATGGGCGTTCAAAAAACAGGCGACTTTTTAGAAAAAGGTACCTGGGTATTGGCAATTACCGTAATGGTATTGGCGTTAGCCATCAACGTGGTGGCCAAAGGTGGTTCGGCAAGTACCGTAAACCCTTTGCAAAACCAGATTGATAAGGCTTCAAAACCTTCGTCAACTGCGCCTGCAACAACGCCATTGAATGTCCCCGCAGCACCAGCTCCAAATAAAACGAAATAA
- a CDS encoding LptE family protein, with protein MKRLYGAIIVLSLGLLSSCYTLKNSAIPLEVKTINIQFFENNAPLVVNNLSQTFTEALKDRIRTQSRLSIVRNEGDVIMSGAIIGYQIAPVSIEATNNNTAPIADANKLSITVRVKCVYEKDKKDKNLNFEESMTRFANYRGDINSQEQKLIQEITKQITEDIFNRAFSNW; from the coding sequence ATGAAAAGGTTATACGGAGCAATTATTGTTTTAAGTTTGGGTTTACTTTCATCGTGCTATACACTTAAAAACTCTGCCATACCCCTTGAGGTAAAAACCATCAACATCCAGTTTTTTGAAAACAACGCGCCGCTGGTGGTAAATAACTTGAGCCAAACTTTTACGGAGGCATTAAAAGACAGGATTCGTACCCAAAGCCGTTTAAGTATTGTGAGGAACGAGGGCGATGTGATCATGTCTGGTGCCATTATTGGCTACCAGATTGCGCCGGTATCTATCGAGGCTACTAATAACAATACGGCTCCAATTGCCGATGCCAATAAATTAAGTATTACGGTAAGGGTGAAATGCGTTTACGAGAAGGATAAAAAGGATAAAAATCTTAACTTTGAGGAAAGTATGACCCGGTTTGCTAACTACAGGGGAGATATAAATTCGCAAGAACAAAAGCTCATCCAGGAGATTACAAAGCAAATAACCGAAGATATTTTTAACAGGGCCTTTTCTAATTGGTAG
- a CDS encoding sigma-54 interaction domain-containing protein produces the protein MEIQEIKQRFGIIGNSPLLNRAINIANQVAPTDISVLITGESGSGKEVFSHIIHQMSPRKHGPFIAVNCGAIPEGTIDSELFGHEKGSYTGAVGERKGYFETVNGGTIFLDEIAEMPLGTQARLLRVLESGQYIKVGSSKVEKTNVRVIAATNVDVYDAVKSGKFREDLYYRLNTVPLKIPPLRDRKEDIYLLFRKFTSDFTDKYRTPPIQLDEEAQQVLINYSWPGNVRQLKNMAEQLAVLERDRIITGPTLLTYIPQEANGRNLPMRVGNPGKEDFSERDILYKVLFDMKRDMVELKKLVADIIEHGGVSANYASHSQTLNQLYRDIEIPGSPEGQFTLQQPVNTNNNSNLGGNDAYNITHEAEEVEESLSLIEKESDLIRKALKKHKGKRKLAANELGISERTLYRKIKELNL, from the coding sequence ATGGAAATACAAGAAATAAAACAACGCTTCGGTATCATTGGCAATTCGCCATTGCTCAACCGGGCCATAAATATAGCCAACCAGGTGGCGCCTACAGATATTTCGGTGCTGATTACCGGCGAAAGCGGGAGCGGTAAAGAAGTGTTTTCGCACATTATACACCAGATGAGTCCGCGTAAGCATGGGCCTTTTATAGCGGTGAACTGTGGCGCTATACCTGAGGGAACTATCGATTCGGAATTGTTCGGCCACGAAAAAGGTTCCTATACCGGTGCTGTTGGCGAACGTAAGGGTTACTTTGAAACCGTAAACGGCGGTACCATATTTTTAGATGAAATTGCCGAGATGCCATTAGGCACCCAGGCCCGTTTGCTTAGGGTGCTTGAATCTGGCCAGTATATTAAAGTGGGGTCATCAAAGGTAGAGAAAACCAACGTGCGTGTTATAGCCGCTACCAATGTTGATGTTTACGATGCTGTAAAAAGTGGTAAGTTTAGGGAAGATCTGTACTATCGTTTAAATACAGTACCCTTAAAAATACCGCCTTTACGCGATAGGAAAGAGGATATTTACCTGTTGTTCAGGAAATTCACATCCGATTTTACTGATAAATACCGTACGCCGCCAATTCAGCTTGATGAAGAGGCGCAACAGGTATTAATTAACTACAGCTGGCCGGGTAATGTAAGGCAGCTTAAAAACATGGCCGAGCAGTTAGCTGTATTGGAGCGGGACCGCATTATTACGGGGCCAACCTTGTTAACATATATCCCACAAGAGGCTAATGGCCGCAATTTGCCTATGCGTGTAGGTAACCCCGGTAAAGAAGACTTTTCGGAACGGGATATATTGTATAAGGTGTTGTTTGATATGAAACGCGATATGGTTGAACTGAAAAAGCTGGTGGCCGATATTATTGAGCATGGCGGTGTATCAGCCAATTACGCCAGCCACTCGCAAACGCTTAACCAGCTGTACCGCGATATTGAAATTCCGGGTAGCCCCGAAGGACAATTTACTTTGCAGCAACCCGTTAATACAAATAATAACAGCAATTTAGGCGGCAACGATGCTTATAACATAACCCACGAAGCCGAGGAGGTAGAAGAGTCACTATCGCTGATTGAAAAAGAATCAGACCTGATCCGTAAAGCTTTAAAAAAGCACAAAGGAAAACGTAAACTCGCCGCCAATGAGCTGGGCATATCTGAGCGTACATTGTACAGAAAAATTAAAGAGTTAAATTTATAG
- a CDS encoding four helix bundle protein has product MKVWQKAMDLTDLIFDYSKDLPVTERYNLVDQINRCSCSIPSNIAEGSGKTTSKHFAEFLSISMSSSFELETQLLICERRKYGSTDKLFSCMELVAEVQRMIFSFREHILKPETKS; this is encoded by the coding sequence TTGAAAGTATGGCAAAAAGCAATGGACCTAACTGATTTGATTTTTGACTATAGTAAAGATTTACCAGTAACTGAGCGCTATAATTTGGTTGATCAGATAAATAGATGCTCATGCTCCATCCCGTCAAACATAGCAGAGGGGTCTGGAAAAACAACAAGTAAACATTTTGCAGAGTTTTTATCAATTTCGATGTCATCATCTTTTGAACTTGAAACGCAGTTATTAATATGTGAGCGCCGGAAATACGGGTCGACGGATAAATTATTTAGTTGCATGGAATTAGTGGCTGAAGTTCAACGAATGATTTTTTCATTCAGAGAGCATATACTGAAACCTGAAACAAAATCTTAA
- a CDS encoding MiaB/RimO family radical SAM methylthiotransferase: MMDLVLPDKVHDESRQGEALVLEQPVTGKNNGRKLYIESYGCAMNFSDSEIVASILAEQGFETTGDHNMADVIFINTCSIRENAETRVRNRLKEFAITKVKNPGLVVGVLGCMAERLKSKFLEEEKLVDVVVGPDAYRDLPNLIDQVDSGQKAVNVLLSREETYADISPVRLNSNGINAFVSIMRGCDNMCSFCVVPFTRGRERSRDPQSIVAECTDLFDKGYREVTLLGQNVDSYKWKKSSESGVLSSELEAQADQKGSSTGPDLGVADAPVTNFANLLEMVALINPDLRVRFSTSHPKDITDEVLYTIAKYDNICNYIHLPVQSGNTRILDLMNRTYDRDWYINRIDAIRRIIGDCAISTDVITGFCTETDEEHADTVSMMDYVKYDFAYMFKYSERPGTLAAKRYADDIPEEVKQKRLTEIVAKQQEYSYYRAQARIGKIEKVLIEGFSKKSKNDYCGRSDQNAMVIFPVADNYKPGQYVNVLIERTTTATLIGTVVE; this comes from the coding sequence ATGATGGATTTGGTTCTTCCGGATAAGGTACATGATGAGAGCAGGCAAGGCGAGGCTTTGGTTTTAGAGCAGCCGGTGACGGGTAAAAATAACGGCCGTAAACTTTATATTGAAAGTTATGGCTGTGCAATGAATTTTAGCGACAGCGAAATTGTTGCATCCATATTAGCTGAACAAGGTTTTGAGACCACCGGCGATCATAACATGGCCGATGTTATATTTATAAACACCTGTTCTATCCGCGAGAATGCCGAAACACGTGTGCGTAACCGCTTAAAGGAGTTTGCCATTACCAAGGTAAAAAATCCCGGCCTGGTGGTAGGCGTGTTGGGCTGTATGGCTGAACGCCTGAAATCGAAATTTTTAGAAGAGGAAAAACTGGTTGACGTAGTTGTTGGCCCCGATGCATACCGCGACCTGCCTAACCTGATAGACCAGGTTGACAGCGGCCAAAAAGCTGTTAACGTATTGCTATCCCGTGAGGAAACTTATGCAGATATAAGCCCGGTACGTTTAAACAGCAACGGCATTAACGCCTTTGTATCTATTATGCGTGGCTGCGATAACATGTGTTCGTTTTGCGTGGTTCCGTTTACCCGTGGCCGCGAACGCAGCCGCGACCCGCAATCAATAGTTGCAGAATGTACCGATCTGTTTGATAAAGGATACCGCGAGGTTACTTTGCTGGGGCAGAATGTGGATTCGTATAAGTGGAAAAAGAGTTCTGAGTCGGGAGTTCTGAGTTCTGAGTTGGAAGCGCAAGCTGATCAAAAGGGTTCTTCTACCGGGCCAGATTTGGGAGTGGCTGATGCGCCCGTTACCAATTTCGCCAATCTTTTAGAGATGGTGGCGCTCATTAATCCAGATTTGCGCGTGCGTTTTTCAACCTCGCATCCGAAGGATATTACCGACGAGGTTTTATACACTATTGCCAAATACGATAATATTTGTAACTACATACACCTGCCGGTACAATCGGGCAATACCCGCATCCTTGATTTGATGAACCGTACTTACGATCGCGATTGGTATATTAACAGGATTGACGCTATTCGCCGGATTATTGGTGATTGTGCAATTTCTACAGATGTAATAACCGGTTTTTGTACCGAAACCGACGAGGAGCATGCCGATACAGTAAGTATGATGGATTACGTGAAATACGATTTTGCCTACATGTTTAAGTATAGCGAGCGCCCCGGAACATTGGCCGCAAAACGCTATGCCGATGATATTCCCGAGGAAGTAAAACAAAAACGATTAACAGAGATAGTAGCTAAGCAACAGGAGTACTCTTACTACCGTGCACAGGCACGCATTGGTAAGATAGAAAAAGTGCTTATAGAGGGCTTCTCCAAAAAATCAAAAAACGATTATTGCGGCCGCAGCGATCAAAACGCCATGGTGATTTTCCCGGTAGCCGATAATTATAAGCCCGGCCAATACGTGAACGTTTTGATTGAAAGGACTACTACGGCTACGTTGATCGGGACGGTGGTTGAATAG